The following proteins come from a genomic window of Prionailurus viverrinus isolate Anna chromosome D1, UM_Priviv_1.0, whole genome shotgun sequence:
- the IL10RA gene encoding interleukin-10 receptor subunit alpha isoform X2, giving the protein MLPRLVVPLAVLLSLRLCSGAHELPSPPSVWFEAEFFSHILHWTPIPNQSESTYYEVELLRYGRDSWESTPSCNQTLVLSCDLTIMTLDLYHDNSYKARVRAMAGNRYSNWTNTNTRFSLDEVTLMVSVKLQVDNGIILGRIQLPRPGIAPTGDTYESIFQHFREYEIKLRKVPGNSTFIKQKINRETFSLSPPGELGEFCVKVKPSVASRVNRGLWSKEECIVLTPQYFTVTNLIIFFTFVLLLCGALAYCLALQLYVRRQRKLPTVLVFGKPHPFNLVLQLPCPEPQDTIHPLDEGAFPKVSPELKNSELHGSTDSGFGSAKSSLQNEGSQFLLPVPHPQAAGTVGKGAPREPESSRSGGSSNSTDSGICLQESSLSPGTGPHWEQRVRKGSQGQDDSGLGLAQNSEGQPGDVQGVSDLGRVNPPGPEVPGEEDPASVAFRGYLKQTRCTQESATTAGCLEEEPASTDGLGPKFRTCLDAEAGWPPLALAKGYLKQDPGTTRPASGTPTGQWSRPTEEWSLLGLTSSRDLGASDCNLAHDLAPLDCMAAPGGLLDRFDSNLVTLPLISSLHSNE; this is encoded by the exons ATGCTGCCGCGCCTGGTAGTGCCGCTGGCGGTGCTCCTCAGCCTGCGCCTCTGCTCCGGCGCGCACG AACTTCCCAGCCCTCCATCTGTGTGGTTTGAAGCAGAATTTTTCTCCCATATCCTCCACTGGACTCCCATCCCGAATCAGTCAGAAAGCACCTACTATGAAGTGGAGCTTCTGAG GTATGGAAGAGACTCCTGGGAGTCCACCCCCAGCTGTAACCAGACCCTGGTGCTGTCCTGTGATCTCACTATTATGACCCTGGACCTGTACCACGACAATAGCTACAAAGCCAGGGTCCGGGCAATGGCTGGAAACCGGTACTCCAACTGGACCAACACCAACACCCGCTTCTCCCTGGATGAAG TGACTCTGATGGTCAGCGTGAAGCTACAGGTGGACAACGGCATCATCCTCGGGCGGATCCAGCTCCCCAGGCCCGGGATCGCCCCTACAGGCGACACTTACGAAAGCATCTTCCAACACTTCCGAGAGTATGAGATTAAGCTGCGCAAGGTGCCGGGGAACTCTACG TTCATAAAGCAGAAGATAAACCGTGAAACCTTCAGCCTCTCACCTCCTGGAGAACTGGGAGAATTCTGTGTCAAGGTGAAGCCATCTGTGGCCTCCCGAGTGAACAGGGGGCTGTGGTCCAAGGAAGAGTGCATTGTGCTTACCCCACAGT ATTTCACCGTGACCAACCTCATCATCTTCTTCACCTTCGTCCTGCTGCTCTGCGGAGCCCTGGCCTACTGCCTGGCCCTCCAGCTGTACGTGCGACGCCAGAGGAAGCTGCCTACCGTCCTG gTCTTCGGGAAGCCCCATCCGTTCAACTTGGTCCTCCAGCTCCCCTGCCCAGAGCCCCAGGACACCATCCATCCCCTTGACGAGGGGGCCTTCCCCAAAGTGTCCCCGGAGCTGAAGAACTCGGAACTGCATGGCAGCACAGACAGCGGCTTTGGCAGTGCGAAGTCATCCCTGCAGAATGAGGGGTCCCAGTTCCTCCTGccggtcccccacccccaggcggCGGGGACTGTGGGAAAGGGGGCGCCCCGGGAGCCGGAGAGCAGCCGCAGCGGGGGCAGCAGCAACAGCACAGACAGCGGGATCTGCTTGCAGGAGTCCAGCCTGAGTCCTGGCACCGGACCCCACTGGGAGCAGCGGGTGAGAAAGGGCAGCCAGGGCCAGGACGACAGCGGCCTCGGTCTAGCCCAAAACTCAGAAGGGCAGCCTGGGGATGTGCAGGGGGTCTCAGACTTGGGCCGTGTCAATCCCCCAGGGCCTGAGGTGCCTGGGGAGGAAGACCCAGCCTCAGTGGCATTCCGGGGCTACCTAAAGCAGACCAGATGCACACAGGAGAGTGCAACCACGGcaggctgcctggaggaagaGCCTGCCTCGACAGATGGCCTCGGCCCCAAGTTCAGGACATGCCTGGATGCCGAGGCTGGCTGGCCCCCGCTGGCCCTGGCCAAGGGCTATTTGAAACAGGACCCAGGAACGACTCGCCCTGCATCAGGGACCCCAACCGGACAGTGGAGTCGGCCAACTGAGGAGTGGTCACTTCTGGGTTTGACCAGCTCCAGGGACCTAGGAGCATCTGACTGCAACTTG
- the IL10RA gene encoding interleukin-10 receptor subunit alpha isoform X1, with product MLPRLVVPLAVLLSLRLCSGAHGTELPSPPSVWFEAEFFSHILHWTPIPNQSESTYYEVELLRYGRDSWESTPSCNQTLVLSCDLTIMTLDLYHDNSYKARVRAMAGNRYSNWTNTNTRFSLDEVTLMVSVKLQVDNGIILGRIQLPRPGIAPTGDTYESIFQHFREYEIKLRKVPGNSTFIKQKINRETFSLSPPGELGEFCVKVKPSVASRVNRGLWSKEECIVLTPQYFTVTNLIIFFTFVLLLCGALAYCLALQLYVRRQRKLPTVLVFGKPHPFNLVLQLPCPEPQDTIHPLDEGAFPKVSPELKNSELHGSTDSGFGSAKSSLQNEGSQFLLPVPHPQAAGTVGKGAPREPESSRSGGSSNSTDSGICLQESSLSPGTGPHWEQRVRKGSQGQDDSGLGLAQNSEGQPGDVQGVSDLGRVNPPGPEVPGEEDPASVAFRGYLKQTRCTQESATTAGCLEEEPASTDGLGPKFRTCLDAEAGWPPLALAKGYLKQDPGTTRPASGTPTGQWSRPTEEWSLLGLTSSRDLGASDCNLAHDLAPLDCMAAPGGLLDRFDSNLVTLPLISSLHSNE from the exons ATGCTGCCGCGCCTGGTAGTGCCGCTGGCGGTGCTCCTCAGCCTGCGCCTCTGCTCCGGCGCGCACG GAACAGAACTTCCCAGCCCTCCATCTGTGTGGTTTGAAGCAGAATTTTTCTCCCATATCCTCCACTGGACTCCCATCCCGAATCAGTCAGAAAGCACCTACTATGAAGTGGAGCTTCTGAG GTATGGAAGAGACTCCTGGGAGTCCACCCCCAGCTGTAACCAGACCCTGGTGCTGTCCTGTGATCTCACTATTATGACCCTGGACCTGTACCACGACAATAGCTACAAAGCCAGGGTCCGGGCAATGGCTGGAAACCGGTACTCCAACTGGACCAACACCAACACCCGCTTCTCCCTGGATGAAG TGACTCTGATGGTCAGCGTGAAGCTACAGGTGGACAACGGCATCATCCTCGGGCGGATCCAGCTCCCCAGGCCCGGGATCGCCCCTACAGGCGACACTTACGAAAGCATCTTCCAACACTTCCGAGAGTATGAGATTAAGCTGCGCAAGGTGCCGGGGAACTCTACG TTCATAAAGCAGAAGATAAACCGTGAAACCTTCAGCCTCTCACCTCCTGGAGAACTGGGAGAATTCTGTGTCAAGGTGAAGCCATCTGTGGCCTCCCGAGTGAACAGGGGGCTGTGGTCCAAGGAAGAGTGCATTGTGCTTACCCCACAGT ATTTCACCGTGACCAACCTCATCATCTTCTTCACCTTCGTCCTGCTGCTCTGCGGAGCCCTGGCCTACTGCCTGGCCCTCCAGCTGTACGTGCGACGCCAGAGGAAGCTGCCTACCGTCCTG gTCTTCGGGAAGCCCCATCCGTTCAACTTGGTCCTCCAGCTCCCCTGCCCAGAGCCCCAGGACACCATCCATCCCCTTGACGAGGGGGCCTTCCCCAAAGTGTCCCCGGAGCTGAAGAACTCGGAACTGCATGGCAGCACAGACAGCGGCTTTGGCAGTGCGAAGTCATCCCTGCAGAATGAGGGGTCCCAGTTCCTCCTGccggtcccccacccccaggcggCGGGGACTGTGGGAAAGGGGGCGCCCCGGGAGCCGGAGAGCAGCCGCAGCGGGGGCAGCAGCAACAGCACAGACAGCGGGATCTGCTTGCAGGAGTCCAGCCTGAGTCCTGGCACCGGACCCCACTGGGAGCAGCGGGTGAGAAAGGGCAGCCAGGGCCAGGACGACAGCGGCCTCGGTCTAGCCCAAAACTCAGAAGGGCAGCCTGGGGATGTGCAGGGGGTCTCAGACTTGGGCCGTGTCAATCCCCCAGGGCCTGAGGTGCCTGGGGAGGAAGACCCAGCCTCAGTGGCATTCCGGGGCTACCTAAAGCAGACCAGATGCACACAGGAGAGTGCAACCACGGcaggctgcctggaggaagaGCCTGCCTCGACAGATGGCCTCGGCCCCAAGTTCAGGACATGCCTGGATGCCGAGGCTGGCTGGCCCCCGCTGGCCCTGGCCAAGGGCTATTTGAAACAGGACCCAGGAACGACTCGCCCTGCATCAGGGACCCCAACCGGACAGTGGAGTCGGCCAACTGAGGAGTGGTCACTTCTGGGTTTGACCAGCTCCAGGGACCTAGGAGCATCTGACTGCAACTTG